A genomic window from Triticum urartu cultivar G1812 chromosome 7, Tu2.1, whole genome shotgun sequence includes:
- the LOC125519691 gene encoding ruBisCO large subunit-binding protein subunit beta, chloroplastic, translated as MASPFGATSTVGLMAAPSGIVSDKKPFSLSSISLADRPRHVRLQRKCNFRVKAAKELYFNKDGSATKKLQVGVNKLADLVGVTLGPKGRNVVLESKYGSPKIVNDGVTVAREVELEDPVENIGAKLVRQAAAKTNDLAGDGTTTSVVLAQGLIAEGVKVIAAGANPVQITRGIEKTAKALVLELKKMSKEVEDSELADVAAVSAGNNYEIGNMIAEAMSKVGRKGVVTLEEGRSSENNLYVVEGMQFERGYISPYFVTDSEKMTTEYENCKLLLVDKKITNARDLINVLEEAIRGQYPILIIAEDIEQEALATLVVNKLRGSLKICAIKAPGFGERKTQYLDDIAILTGGTVIRDEVGLTLDKADNTVLGTAAKVVLTKESTTIVGDGSTQEEVTKRVAQIKNLIEAAEQDYEKEKLNERIAKLAGGVAVIQVGAQTETELKEKKLRVEDALNATKAAVEEGIVVGGGCTLLRLAAKVDAIKDTLDNDEQKVGAEIVRRALCYPLKLIAKNAGVNGSVVTEKVLSNDNFKFGYNAATGQYEDLMAAGIIDPTKVVRCCLEHAASVAKTFLTSDVVVVEIKEPEAAPLANPMDNSGFGY; from the exons ATGGCTTCACCATTTGGTGCCACTTCTACCGTTGGGCTCATGGCAGCTCCATCTGGCATTGTATCAGACAAGAAGCCATTTTCACTGTCATCTATCTCCCTTGCCGACAGGCCACGACATGTGCGCCTTCAGAGGAAATGCAACTTCAGGGTAAAAGCCGCCAAGGAGCTCTACTTCAACAAGGATGGCTCAGCCACCAAGAAGCTCCAG GTTGGAGTCAACAAGCTTGCAGATCTTGTTGGAGTTACCTTGGGACCAAAGGGAAGGAATGTTGTTTTGGAGAGCAAGTACGGCTCCCCTAAGATTGTCAATGATGGTGTTACAGTTGCAAGAGAG GTTGAGCTGGAGGATCCTGTTGAAAATATTGGAGCTAAGTTGGTTAGGCAAGCTGCAGCGAAGACCAACGATTTAGCTGGAGACGGGACAACTACTTCTGTCGTTCTTGCTCAGGGGCTCATTGCTGAGGGTGTTAAG GTTATTGCAGCTGGTGCTAACCCTGTTCAAATTACTCGTGGTATTGAGAAAACAGCGAAAGCACTAGTCCTTGAACTTAAGAAGATGTCAAAGGAG GTTGAAGACAGTGAGCTTGCCGATGTTGCTGCGGTCAGTGCTGGCAACAACTACGAAATCGGTAACATGATAGCAGAGGCTATGAGCAAGGTCGGACGGAAGGGAGTGGTTACCCTTGAAGAGGGGAGGAGTTCCGAGAACAATCTTTATGTTGTGGAGGGAATGCAGTTTGAGCGTGGTTATATCTCTCCTTATTTCGTCACTGACAGCGAGAAAATGACCACCGAGTACGAGAACTGCAAG CTGCTTTTGGTTGACAAGAAAATCACCAATGCACGGGATCTTATCAATGTTCTGGAGGAAGCCATCAGGGGTCAATACCCAATCCTGATCATTGCTGAGGATATTGAGCAGGAGGCTCTTGCAACCCTTGTTGTCAACAAGCTCAGAGGTTCTTTGAAAATTTGCGCTATCAAAGCCCCTGGTTTTGGAGAGCGCAAGACCCAGTACCTGGACGACATTGCCATCCTCACCGGAG GAACTGTAATCAGAGACGAGGTTGGACTCACACTTGACAAGGCAGATAACACAGTTCTAGGAACGGCTGCAAAGGTTGTCCTTACAAAGGAGTCCACAACAATTGTTGGTGATGGCAGCACCCAGGAAGAAGTGACTAAGAGGGTTGCACAGATCAAAAATCTCATTGAG GCAGCAGAGCAAGACTACGAGAAGGAAAAACTCAATGAGAGGATTGCAAAGCTCGCCGGTGGTGTTGCTGTTATTCAG GTGGGAGCACAAACAGAAACTGAACTTAAGGAGAAGAAGTTGAGAGTTGAGGATGCTCTAAACGCAACCAAG GCTGCTGTTGAGGAAGGTATTGTTGTTGGTGGAGGGTGCACTCTTTTGAGGCTGGCTGCTAAGGTTGATGCCATCAAGGACACCCTCGATAACGACGAGCAGAAG GTCGGAGCAGAGATAGTGAGGAGGGCGCTGTGCTACCCACTCAAATTGATCGCCAAGAATGCTGGTGTCAATGGCAGTGTTGTTACCGAGAAG GTTCTTTCTAACGACAACTTCAAGTTCGGCTACAACGCTGCCACTGGGCAGTACGAGGACTTGATGGCTGCTGGTATCATCGACCCCACTAAG GTGGTGAGATGTTGCCTGGAGCATGCCGCGTCGGTGGCCAAGACCTTCCTGACGTCGGACGTGGTGGTCGTTGAGATCAAGGAGCCCGAGGCCGCGCCCCTCGCCAACCCCATGGATAACTCCG GCTTTGGATACTGA